In Chelonia mydas isolate rCheMyd1 chromosome 19, rCheMyd1.pri.v2, whole genome shotgun sequence, the following are encoded in one genomic region:
- the FAM167B gene encoding protein FAM167B isoform X1 — MSYSHLKFKELGEEESNSDKENLDSVKALTAKLKLQTRRPSYSEWKARVQSQSWRNGVKEGAISSLKEEQGGEVFLEGTQAEVPSGSICGFATMDDALEWLRKELQEMQAVDHQLARQLMRLRGQIHQLKVEQVCHQHKEMLDNATFGLEGCEEDTDLLCNIPPKAAFLLSTPLKHIGVTRMNINSRRFSLC, encoded by the exons ATGTCCTACAGCCACCTGAAGTTCAAGGAGTTAGGGGAAGAGGAGTCGAACTCGGACAAGGAGAACCTGGACAGCGTGAAGGCCCTGACGGCCAAGCTGAAGCTGCAGACTAGGAGGCCTTCCTACTCGGAGTGGAAGGCCCGAGTGCAGAGCCAGTCCTGGAGGAATGGGGTCAAGGAGGGAGCCATCAGCTCGCTGAAGGaagagcagggaggagaggtgTTTCTGGAGGGGACTCAAGCCGAAGTGCCGTCCGGGAGCATCTGTGGGTTTGCCACCATGGATGATGCCCTGGAGTGGCTCAGGAAGGAGCTG CAGGAGATGCAGGCTGTGGATCACCAGCTGGCACGGCAGCTGATGCGGCTGCGGGGGCAGATTCACCAGCTGAAGGTGGAGCAGGTGTGCCACCAGCACAAGGAGATGCTGGACAATGCCACCTTCGGCCTGGAGGGCTGTGAGGAGGACACAGACCTGCTCTGCAACATTCCTCCCAAGGCCGCCTTCTTGCTCTCCACGCCACTCAAGCACATTGGCGTCACACGCATGAACATCAACTCCCGGCGCTTCTCCCTCTGCTGA
- the FAM167B gene encoding protein FAM167B isoform X2: MSYSHLKFKELGEEESNSDKENLDSVKALTAKLKLQTRRPSYSEWKARVQSQSWRNGVKEGAISSLKEEQGGEVFLEGTQAEVPSGSICGFATMDDALEWLRKELEMQAVDHQLARQLMRLRGQIHQLKVEQVCHQHKEMLDNATFGLEGCEEDTDLLCNIPPKAAFLLSTPLKHIGVTRMNINSRRFSLC; this comes from the exons ATGTCCTACAGCCACCTGAAGTTCAAGGAGTTAGGGGAAGAGGAGTCGAACTCGGACAAGGAGAACCTGGACAGCGTGAAGGCCCTGACGGCCAAGCTGAAGCTGCAGACTAGGAGGCCTTCCTACTCGGAGTGGAAGGCCCGAGTGCAGAGCCAGTCCTGGAGGAATGGGGTCAAGGAGGGAGCCATCAGCTCGCTGAAGGaagagcagggaggagaggtgTTTCTGGAGGGGACTCAAGCCGAAGTGCCGTCCGGGAGCATCTGTGGGTTTGCCACCATGGATGATGCCCTGGAGTGGCTCAGGAAGGAGCTG GAGATGCAGGCTGTGGATCACCAGCTGGCACGGCAGCTGATGCGGCTGCGGGGGCAGATTCACCAGCTGAAGGTGGAGCAGGTGTGCCACCAGCACAAGGAGATGCTGGACAATGCCACCTTCGGCCTGGAGGGCTGTGAGGAGGACACAGACCTGCTCTGCAACATTCCTCCCAAGGCCGCCTTCTTGCTCTCCACGCCACTCAAGCACATTGGCGTCACACGCATGAACATCAACTCCCGGCGCTTCTCCCTCTGCTGA